A window of Paremcibacter congregatus contains these coding sequences:
- a CDS encoding class I adenylate-forming enzyme family protein: protein MPLTNIQTLISDYVHHYVKLSPEREAVVFGDQRITYGELQDQVHHCAKALLAMGVKKGDVVATLCTPRPEYWVIFLATTSIGAIWMGLNPKYSLEECRYIIGDAKPKRLFAMAEFEGRDYSPMVSSLLSEFDFLEQAIALTEPMPGAMSYGVFLEGAAQIERDSYRQTITAVDTMDPALLVYTSGSSGRPKGALLSHYGLCFGATAQNQHFKVTQPSIICSFPINHVACVADTCCVILVAGGTIYFQERFDPTLVLKTVAAERISLLGGVPTMILMLLDHPDFKQTDFSSVALFIWGGAAMPEPTIKRLQKLFPRLMNVYGMTETAANTTYSRDDASLEQLRDTIGHPSPYMPCRIVNTEGKICEIGEQGELQFKGDYLLLEYLNRPEATRDVYTHDGWLHTGDVGYLRDDGAITLIGRMSDMFKSGGYNVYPREIELLLESHPSVDMAAVVGVPDPLYQEVGAAYIQLKPGCEATGEMLQAFCKESLANYKIPKHFILTAELPMLPVGKVDKVALKKRSLNQADNPTTSQSQHQVMI from the coding sequence ATGCCCTTGACTAATATTCAAACGCTAATCTCCGATTATGTTCATCATTATGTGAAACTATCTCCTGAGCGAGAGGCGGTTGTCTTTGGCGATCAGCGAATAACTTACGGTGAGCTGCAGGATCAGGTGCATCACTGCGCCAAGGCACTTTTGGCCATGGGGGTCAAGAAGGGCGATGTGGTGGCAACGCTTTGTACGCCCCGGCCGGAATATTGGGTTATATTTCTAGCCACCACAAGTATTGGCGCCATATGGATGGGGCTCAACCCTAAATACAGCCTTGAGGAATGCCGATATATAATCGGGGATGCCAAACCCAAACGCCTGTTCGCCATGGCGGAATTTGAAGGGCGGGACTATAGCCCTATGGTGAGTAGCCTATTATCAGAGTTTGACTTTCTTGAGCAGGCGATTGCCCTAACAGAACCCATGCCAGGAGCGATGTCCTATGGGGTTTTCCTTGAGGGGGCAGCACAGATAGAACGGGATAGCTACCGGCAAACAATAACAGCTGTAGATACGATGGACCCGGCTCTGCTGGTCTATACCTCGGGCTCCAGCGGCAGACCTAAGGGAGCGCTATTGTCCCACTATGGATTATGCTTTGGCGCCACAGCACAGAACCAGCACTTTAAGGTCACGCAGCCCAGTATCATCTGCAGCTTCCCGATCAATCATGTGGCCTGCGTTGCAGATACCTGCTGCGTTATTCTGGTGGCTGGCGGAACTATATATTTCCAGGAGCGGTTTGATCCAACACTGGTGCTTAAAACGGTCGCCGCCGAGCGCATATCCCTATTGGGCGGTGTGCCAACCATGATATTGATGTTATTGGACCACCCTGACTTTAAGCAAACTGACTTTTCCAGCGTGGCCCTCTTCATCTGGGGCGGGGCAGCTATGCCGGAGCCAACCATTAAACGCCTGCAGAAACTGTTCCCGCGCCTGATGAATGTCTACGGTATGACAGAAACGGCGGCCAATACGACGTATAGCCGGGATGATGCCAGCCTAGAGCAGTTACGGGATACCATCGGTCATCCCAGTCCCTATATGCCCTGCCGGATTGTTAATACAGAAGGCAAGATCTGTGAGATAGGGGAGCAGGGCGAGCTTCAGTTCAAGGGGGACTATCTCCTGCTGGAATATCTTAACCGCCCTGAGGCGACGCGCGATGTCTATACCCATGATGGCTGGCTCCATACGGGGGATGTGGGTTACCTGCGGGACGATGGGGCCATCACACTTATCGGGCGTATGTCGGATATGTTCAAGTCGGGCGGCTATAATGTCTATCCCCGGGAGATAGAGCTGCTACTCGAAAGTCATCCATCTGTGGATATGGCGGCGGTCGTCGGCGTGCCGGACCCGCTCTATCAGGAAGTGGGCGCCGCCTATATCCAGTTGAAACCCGGGTGCGAAGCGACGGGAGAGATGTTGCAGGCCTTCTGCAAGGAAAGCCTCGCCAACTATAAAATACCCAAGCATTTTATTCTCACCGCCGAACTGCCCATGCTGCCCGTGGGGAAAGTCGATAAAGTTGCGCTTAAAAAACGCTCTTTGAACCAGGCAGATAATCCCACGACCTCACAATCACAACATCAGGTAATGATATGA
- a CDS encoding amidohydrolase family protein: MTDNSHKIIDFRVRLPEALRPDIDVPKENSLQYDAVLGTSDKFGASQTTEALLAQMEAAGIDHAVVHAEYEVGDPADALNQAVADLVNEYPARLSGIGTISMKDFSIKNALRQVTECAERGMIGLSIQPAFFGMTINDKLLYPIYAKAIEHNLLVALHTGVNYTMNKPMAGENPMLIDEVCCHFPDLTVVASHAGWPWIAEMVAVARKHPQVYMEFGGLSPKYVGAPGSGWEVMHRFMNSVLSQQILFGTDWPVMDHARVISEWKDLGLKPHVEQGLLGGNAGRLIKKMGASPKKTATALV; encoded by the coding sequence ATGACAGACAATAGCCACAAGATAATCGACTTCCGCGTCCGCCTGCCGGAGGCCTTGCGTCCGGATATAGACGTCCCCAAAGAGAATAGTCTGCAATATGACGCTGTCCTGGGGACAAGTGATAAGTTTGGGGCCTCACAGACGACAGAGGCATTGCTGGCGCAGATGGAAGCTGCGGGGATTGATCATGCGGTTGTTCATGCTGAATATGAAGTAGGAGATCCGGCGGATGCTTTAAACCAGGCCGTGGCAGATCTGGTCAACGAATATCCGGCCCGCTTAAGCGGTATTGGGACCATCAGCATGAAGGACTTCAGTATAAAAAACGCTCTGAGGCAGGTTACGGAATGTGCCGAGAGGGGCATGATCGGCCTGTCTATTCAACCAGCTTTTTTTGGGATGACCATAAATGACAAGCTGCTCTATCCGATCTATGCCAAGGCCATAGAGCATAATCTGTTGGTCGCGCTGCATACGGGGGTAAATTACACCATGAACAAACCGATGGCCGGGGAGAACCCCATGCTTATTGATGAGGTATGTTGCCATTTTCCGGACCTGACCGTCGTGGCTTCTCATGCGGGCTGGCCGTGGATTGCCGAAATGGTCGCCGTCGCCCGCAAGCATCCTCAGGTCTATATGGAGTTCGGTGGCTTATCCCCCAAATATGTTGGTGCCCCGGGCAGCGGCTGGGAGGTGATGCACCGCTTTATGAATAGTGTGTTGTCACAGCAAATACTCTTCGGCACCGACTGGCCGGTGATGGATCACGCGCGGGTGATCTCAGAGTGGAAAGACCTCGGCCTTAAGCCTCATGTGGAACAGGGCCTCCTAGGCGGTAATGCGGGGAGACTGATAAAGAAAATGGGAGCTAGCCCAAAGAAGACAGCAACCGCCCTAGTTTAG